A single Pedobacter sp. PACM 27299 DNA region contains:
- a CDS encoding DUF4974 domain-containing protein codes for MKENLVAMLRHGLKSCCRIGMGCTAVLFLVFQSPAAAQEKKNLSFKNKTIEEAFRQIEQLYQVKFYYSTIKLNPQERISFSKKPRAIQDVLFELELKVFLKFKQDGSMIAVKAKVAEIEQATGGVNLQLIEGTVIDHLKKPLPGVSVRVKGSPSRSTLSDTNGKYKISVAEKEVLILSYIGFVRTEVPVGKSSTIVTILKEEVSELNQVVVTGISDRKEKLIPEVLPPLPARN; via the coding sequence ATGAAAGAAAATCTAGTCGCTATGCTGCGGCATGGGCTTAAATCCTGCTGCAGGATCGGTATGGGCTGCACTGCGGTATTATTCCTTGTTTTTCAGTCGCCAGCAGCGGCACAAGAAAAGAAAAACCTGAGCTTTAAAAATAAAACAATAGAAGAAGCTTTTCGCCAGATAGAACAGCTCTACCAGGTGAAATTCTATTATAGTACCATCAAACTCAACCCACAGGAACGCATCAGCTTTTCAAAAAAGCCACGTGCTATTCAGGATGTGCTCTTCGAACTGGAATTAAAAGTATTCCTGAAATTTAAACAGGATGGGTCAATGATCGCGGTAAAAGCAAAGGTTGCTGAGATTGAGCAGGCCACTGGCGGCGTTAATCTTCAGCTGATTGAAGGAACCGTAATTGATCATTTGAAAAAGCCATTACCGGGTGTTTCTGTCCGCGTTAAAGGAAGTCCTTCGAGATCCACTCTTTCAGATACGAATGGAAAATACAAGATCTCTGTAGCAGAAAAGGAAGTATTGATCCTTTCTTATATTGGTTTTGTACGTACAGAAGTGCCTGTAGGAAAAAGCAGTACCATCGTCACCATACTTAAAGAAGAAGTGTCAGAACTTAATCAGGTAGTGGTGACCGGTATTTCAGATCGCAAAGAGAAACTTATACCGGAAGTTCTACCACCTTTACCGGCAAGGAACTGA